Genomic segment of Dromiciops gliroides isolate mDroGli1 chromosome 3, mDroGli1.pri, whole genome shotgun sequence:
gtttgtttctgttcttatatttgtctttctcagtttctaGGTACCTTCAATTATCCCCATGGGATCCAGGAGTTTGCACCATGGCAACCTTAGAGCCAGGATTCCAGGCAGGATGGTTCAGCCAACCTGCCCAGCAGGAAAGCCCTGAGAAGCAGGAGGTCTAGTACCCTAGCCTGAGTGGAGTTTTAGAATCAAACTGGGACTGTGATCTATGGGAACCAAGCTAAACTGTGAACCtaatccttttcccctccccagggACTTGTGGTGCAAAGAgaggtgtggggtggggggagggaactaTACCTCCCATTCTTTGGGGGagtaagtttgtatatttgtgattacaccttctgaagtaaatatttctatgTAAAAACTAATCTGTCTGTTAGTGGCTAATGGAACTGTGGTGCAAAGTACCACCTACTACAGTTGAGGGAATACTATCTATGAGAGCTGAAACCATTGGTAGAAAACCTAAGTACTCCCTCCCCCTGCTCCAAATCCTCTTAAGGATACTAAAGAATCCtggagggaagggtaaaaaagTTAGTTAACCAAAAAGTTAGTTAACCACAGCCTTCAGGCTGTGGGGGCAAGGGTAGTCACTGTTGCATTAGTATTGATGGAATATTAAAAGACCCAGAGAAAGGTCTTTAGTCTGTTATATAGATCCTTTTAGGGggatttatggaaggacacaTATAAGAAATGTATAGGAAGAAAAAGCATAGATGGGCTTCAATTTGAAGCAGTAAAGTGAGTGCCCATTGATACTCAGGAAGGTTATATTATTTGCTCAAAATCCCACAATGAGTTAACGACAGAGTTGCAACTAGAACCCAGTTCTCTTAATTCCCAAGAATCTTTGTCACAATCCTTGAATAACCAGTTTATCAGCTTCTCCATTTTGGTTGTCCATCCTAGGGAAAATATAAATACCTACCTTGGTATTTGTCTTTCTATTATGTCAGGAATAAATGCAGGCAAGTAAatcagctaagtggttcagtagTTGGAGCactagactgggagtcaggaagcccccaattcaaagctggcctcagacacttattgtgtgatacttgcctctttttttaacaataaaaatggggaataataaagCAACGTtttccccagggttgttgtgaaaataaaatgagttaatatttgtaaaaaatctTTGCACACTCAAAAGAtccatgtaaatgctagctattttattACAATAAACCATTATCTGGGTGATCTAGAGAATGCATTGCCCTCGGTCCTTAGTTTACCTTTCTGGACAGAAACTGATCTCCTAAGGGTTCTGGTGAACTTCAAGCAACATGAGAGTGAGCAGTGTGGGTTGACAGTCAATTAAAACTAATGGAATTGTTAAAACAGAGCCTACTTGACTCCAATCCCTCAATATCTTAGGTTAAAAGTAGGAGTTTGgtgttgggttttggtttttcaGGGATTTGAGGTTTTTTGCTCTGGATATATGGTATAAAGtactcctggtgtggaaacttcATTTACCAATCCAAATTGGCAAACTATTTtgccatttaaagtctttgagtgTTGCTTAGTAGCACTGAGATGTTAGGTATTCtgtttggggtcacacagccagtatgtgtcagaggcagggctgtGAGCCAAGTGTTCCTTACTTCATGGCTGGTTCTCTATCCTCCATGttagacacaaagagaaacaaaaccctGAGAGTAGCACACTgatattttgtcattgttgttgagtagtgtccaaatctttgtgacccatttgggagtttcttgtcaaagctactggagtggtttgccatttccttctccagctcattttgcagatgaggaaactgaggcaaataggtttaagtgacttgcccaagctcacacagctaatatgtagcACTTCCTTTCACCTTGTCATgggaattttttatttccttttattatttgggaCCCAGGATCATTCCTCCTGCAAATTTTGGTTAACTAAAAATCTGTctatagcagaaccaggagagcattttacacaggaacagcaacattgtgtgatggtcaactgtgatagacttggctcttctcaacagtgcaatgatccaagaaaattccaaaggactcatgatggaaagtgctctccacatccagagaacaaaactgtggaatctgaatgcagattgaaccaccctgtttctagtttttgttgttgttgttgttttccttttttgaggttttcctcttttgttctgattcttctttcacaatataactaaggtgtaaatgcttaatgggattgtacacatataacctatatcagattgttttttgtcttggggagggaggaaagaagggaaggagaaagataatttagaattcaaaatcttataaaaacaaatgttacaaactatctttacatgtaactgggaaataataaaatacttttaagatttaaaaaaattaaaaacaaaaacaaccaaaaaaaagaaatgtaagttctgttttagacacgTTGAGTTTGAAATGCATAAAGGATGTCCAGGTGGAGATATCTAGAAGGCAGTTGGTAAAATGGAACTAGGGATGTAGTAAGGatagatttaattgatcaaattgatcatgaggcatcccaaaaaaattacaagactcagtgactcagtttcccaaattttattaaaatactgtgaagccacagggagaagcacccaaaggagataggtgtctcaaatagggggaagaaagatggttatatttatagtgagaaaaagtaggtttttttcttcattatcttaatctcctccttaaagaggtacatgggaggtcctatcctaatttggacttcctaggGTCCCAagacaacccccaaggcaggtacctttttccttggaattgtgtttttggggtttacacatcataaggcaAACTTAAGGACAAATTTGTCCttctctgcacatgttcctaaagacatacttaaacttgtcagacccggAGGGTGTCTGTGTTTTcaatatctctttacttaagatctggtttctaggtgtcctgtcatctaggaatattaatggctattaatggtcaGTGGTCCCTGGTTACAgtttctgttgatggtgagggttgatagggaccaACCCCTCTTTGTTACTGttagaacacaaaccttagtttctctattaacccttttaggtactattaataaggactcaagcctcaatttatctgttaaccctttcagcctcctccatcactagaAGTCAGGAGACAGATTCTGGCAGGATATATATACTTAGAAGTTAGTTGTgaggggcaaagccaagatggcagggaaaggctgtaactttcagAGCTGTCAACAAGATCCATCCACATATCttcaaaaaaatgccataagacaattcttgtaacagcagaagccacaaaagaacagagtgagatcattttccagccaaaaacttCTTAAAAGGGCAACAGggaaggtctgctgtaccagACTAAGAGAGGAGCACAGCATGCAGCACACATCCAGCATGAGGCAGACCGcccctccagagcctcagaatcatcagcatcagcaggtacttctgaaacttggctcacagaccagtgaagGTGTCCAGTGGTtggctcccaggtcaaggagaaaatattgtaagcaaccagaaagaagcaattgaaacactgtggagctatagtaaggataacataagatctagcagcttctacatcagagggcatggaatatgatattcaggagggcaaaggaactgggattataaccaagaatcacctacccaacaaaactgattataatctttcagggaaaaaatgggacttcaatgaaaaagaggactttcaggcattcatgatgaaaagacctgaactgaatagaaaatttgactttcagatacaagaccctagagcaGCATAAAAAGgtacacaggaaaaagaaataatgaggggcattaaaaggttaaactgtttacattcttacatgggaagatgatacttcttttttttttttttagtgaggcaattggggttaagtgacttgcccagggtcacacagctagtaagtgttatgtgtctgaggctggatttgaactcaggtactcctgactccagggcccgtgctctatccacttcgccacctagccaccccgaagatgatacttctaactcataagaactttctctgtattagggcagctgaaaggtatatacttagacagagggcacaggtgtgaattaattatgaaggaatgatatctgtaaagcatttgttttctgtttatctttttttgtgggggggggcaggtagggtggggtggcttatgtctggggccagatttgggctcagggttTCCTGGTTCCAAGACTgctgctttgttcactgtgtcgtctagctgcctccatgatgacatctttaaaataaagttaaggggtaagagggattcactggaagaaagggaaaggaagaggtggaatggggtaaagtagctcatataaaagacacaagaaaaagcttatggagtggagaggaagatagggaaggtgtgggggagtgagtgagccttgctctcatcagaattggctcaaagagggaataacatacacactcaggtgggtatagtaatatatcttgccctgcaggaaagtaagaggggaaggggataaggggggggggaggtgaaagaagggagggcagattggggtaggggcagtaaaaagcaaaacacttttgaggagggatagggtgaaagaagatagaaaatagagtaaatatcaaaggaagggaataggatggagggtaatacagttagcaatagtaactgtgaaagaaatgataagcaggatattatcagaaggacttatgaaaaatgcagttcatctacagagaaagaactgatggtatctgaatacagattgaagcataaatttttttgttagttcctctttcaaaagttattttgtctgttttctttcacaacctgattaatgtggagatgttttgcatgactgtacatgtataacttacattgaattgtttgatttcttagggaggggtggggaaggtgggaggaagaaaatttgaaacacaaagttttttttaaaaaattaatgtgaaaaaatttgttggattttttttacatgtaactaggggaaatgataaataaatgaatgaatgaatcaatgaatatataaataaatacataaatagaagTTAGCTGCATAAAAATGATTAAACTTACGGGTGCTAATAAAATCACCCACAGagagaatgtaaagaaaaaagagaagagggcatagGTCAGAGCTTTGGGGGATGCCCATACCACACTGAATAAGTGAGAGGGTGATGGTGATCTAGAGATTGAAGTGGGGAAAAGTCAGAAAGGGAAGAAGTGTCATAGAAtgcaaaagagaggagagggaccaAATGGAGGGGACTattgacagtgtcaaaagctATGGAGAGGTCATGtagaagaactgagaaaagatcattagacTTAGCAGTTAAGAGATAGCTGGTAACCTTGAACATAACAATCTCAGCCAAGTTGTGGTATTGAAAGTCAGGTTACAAAGAACTGAGCATTGAGTgaagggttaaaaaaaatgaaggcaagaAGCATAGATGGctctttctaggagtttggctaaaATGCTTAAGGAAATGGCAGGGTCAAATGAAGATTTAAAAGCATTGGGAAGACCTGAGCATGTTTCCAGGCATTAGAGAAGAGGCCAATgaataaggagagattgaaggtgacagaaagaaagagaatgatagAGGGGGGCAAACTTACAGAATAAAGAGAGTGGATGGGAGTGAGAGCACAGTGGAGGATTTAACCTCGGCAGAGAGGTCTACTCCAtcagaaaatgaaacaaaggaggaaaaaagggataaaaaattaaaagagatttgGGGATTGGAAGTGGGGCAAAAGTGAGAGCTCTCAACAAatagcttctattttctcagtaaagtaggagacaagggggcagggcagctaggcagcacagtggataaaacactggccctggattcaggaggacctggcctcagacactagacacgtactacctgtatgaccctgggtaagtcatttaaccctcattgcaccgcccaaaaaaaataataataaaaaatgaaaggattgccATCAAGCAACAAGGGTCTAGTGGACATTAAATAACATAAGTTCACAGAGAGCCCAGACTGCATAGTTACATAACCCTCCAGCAGAATTCAGTACTACTTGAGCAAGGAAAAAGGAGGAGTAATGAGCTCCTGGAGAAACGAAGAAACAGGATGAGTAGATGGCCCCAAATGTCTCCATCCCCTTTATATCATCTTAGGTTGCACAAGTAGATATATAATTTCCAGGACTTCCTCCACAAAAGTTCTGAACTGAGAGTCAGTAGATCTAAGTtctaatcttggctctgtcattGGGTAAGTACCTTGACCTCAGGGCCACTCCCTAGTGGAAATAATACCTGCCCTACCTGCCTCAAAGGATTAAGAGAATTCAATGATATCATGAATATGAAAATGCTTGGAAAAATATAAACCACtggcccctccccaaccccagagaagagaaaagataaCTCACCTCCCTCCTTCTTTGTGTAGAtaggggactatgggtgtggaacattgcatatactgcTAGAATTAGTCTGTATGTTTGTTAATTTTGATAaactggtttattttttttttaattttctactaGTGATGACTCATTgggtgaaaaaaatcagaaaggtaTATAATCAGAAATGAAGGTCATGTAAACacaaaatatgtcaataaaacattttaagaaaaatcaatgcaagtcattattactattttcattAACCACAAATTGGTACACATGGGGGAATTAAGGGAAGCCATGTGAAAGAGTTCATCCAGGCCaattatttcattggtgtgggaaaCTTCTGTGTAGCAACTCCCTCCATAGATGCAGATAGTTAACTCATGTGTAATTTatgatcttagagaattgcctcatactgaaaggttaaatgacttacccatgatcacataatcaggatgtgtcaaaggcaggatctgaacctatGTCATTCAAACTATGAGGCCAGCCTTCAtttactataccacactgccttgtAGCACACTATTTACATGAgggtttattttttgtaattgatTTTGTCTGATCAATAAATTTGGCATCAGCATATAATTGCTGACTGGTGAGCTGATCCATTTATGGCTTTTCTTTGCCAGAACAcccttttttatctctctctgtttAATCAAGTCAATATTCCATCTGCTGCTTATAGGGCTTGGGTAATGGGTCCAGGCCCTGGGATTTATTGTCAGGAATGAATAACTAGATAGATTCACTGAGTAGAAAGAGATCTGAGGACaccagggttgttgttttttaacagaTCCAGGGAGGATTAGTGCTTTGTGTCACAGGTTATTTCTTAGGAGGAAAGAATCCTGTCTTCTGCTGGGAAAGAATCTCTTGGACCTGATGAATATGCTTTAATATTTGATCACCCTTGAATTTTCTACCAGGGATACCTGTCTGATAAAGGGGTCAGACTGTTTCCTCTGATCCAACCCTGCCATGTCAAATCAGCACAGCTCCATCTCTGCCATAAGCAGTTGTTTGCAACCACCCAAGGACCTGAAAGGTAAGCCTCACCTCTTGCAGGTTCCCACTGCATGCCTGCCAATCCTTACCTACCCATATTCTTCAGGGAGCATGAAATCTGGGCAGCCAGCCCCAGTCCCCAGATCAAGGTTCTAAACCAGCTGGATTGTGAGGGTGTACAAGCTCACAAGTTCAAGACTTTGCTTCCTTTGGGGTTCCTCTTGTTTATTTTAGCTGTTCTGATAGCAACCATAGTCTGCTGGCTCTGACTTTACTCCCTGTCCTGTGGTCATGGAATATCCAGGCTAAATGGGTGGCCATGCCTAATGAACTCAAGGTCATCAGTTTGGGACAGtttggacttggagtctagaATACCCTCAATTCAAATCCTTTGTAACCACTGGCAGATCACTTAGTCTCtctgagctcagtttcctcataaaaaaaaaaaatctatagtaaGTAACTTTACAGGGATATAGTGAAGCTTAAATGAGATCATGcatataaagagctttgcaaaactttgaagtgttgtataaatgtcagttattattatcagcatcattattattacatatcCCTTTTCTGACTAACTGCTTGACCTTGACCCCTGTGCCTGCTATTCATAAGTTATCTGCCAGCATCCTCCAACTACCTGAACTCTCCATCCAGGCCTCTCCTAGCCCCTCACAACCCAGAGCTGACAGCTCAGAATTTGTAAGCATCCTTAGTTACTCCCAACCAAGATGTTGGTCTCTTCTCCCCAGGCACTCCAGGACAATAAGAAAGATGAACATCACAGTCTGCTTCTCGATCTTCCTGCTAAGTACAACCCTGGTCTTCAAAAGGGAGCCAGAGATCAATGACACCCTACCTTTAAACACGAGTTCTTTGTCCAAGCTGCAGGACTTGGCTCCCTTATCACAGTTTACAGGAATAAAgctcttcctcatctcccccaTCATATGTCTGCTGATGGCTGCTGGTgtcatccccctcattttatttgcCATCTTCTCCAACTTCCATGCTCGCCAGGAGCCACGATACCTCATCTTAAGCAGCTCCATGCTTTATAACCTGTTCTACCTACTCTTCTACGCACTCTCAACCACATTGAATGTGACTGGCTTCCGGCTCCCCAGGTATGCCTGTGTCCTCCTCCTGTTCATGATCGCACAAACCTACTGTGGCAGCCTTCTCACTGCTATGGCCATGGTACTAGACACATACGTGGCCATCCTGTGGCCGCTACGCTATGCCTCCCTCCTGACCTTGCTCCGAACCAAGAAACTTATCTTATCCATCTGGTTCTTTGCTGGCCTCTTCCCTGCCATACTCTTCTTTATCCTGTGGTCAACACAAGAGCAAACAGAGCAAACGCTGTGCCCAATGGAAATCTGCTCCCTCCCAGTCATTCTAGTGATGACCCTGCATGGAGATATTGCTGTCAAACTCTGCTATGGACTTTCAGTTAcctccctcttcctctgcctcttcctcaTTACTTTTTTCCATGTCAGCCTCTATGTGAAAACCCGCCAGTTGGGCATCTGGAGGGGCATGACATCCCGGGCCAGTGTCACATTCCTGATGCACCACACAGTATTGTTCTTATACTTCTGCCCGATTCTGGCACATGTGGTTGAAACAGTGCTTTACCGTAATCACCACATAAGTTTACGGACTGGGATATGGTTGTCAATGACTATCTGTAACATCATGGTGGTCCTCCCCCAAGCTCTGTCCCCTTACCTCTATGGGCTACGCTACAGAGAGATCACCAAGAGCCTTAGATTCCTGTGTGGCAGGAAGCATCCTAATTTGAGGCTGCCAGCTAAGTAACAGTAAGAGAGCTTCCTGACTCTTGCACCAACTTTCCTCCATACACATACGATGGGCAAGGCCCAACAAGGACCTCTTGTGTCCTTTGCTCACTTACCCCGCAGTGTGAGTTGCGATTGGTCCCAAACCAGGTGCTTACCTTGACTGCTTATTGGAGGAAGAAtattgaatttagaatcagaagacctgggttttagtccTAGGTCTGCTATAtgacttgggtaagtcacctaataTGTCTggccctataaaatgaggaggctgagtTAAATGATATTGAAAGTCCtttctaagttttaaaaaatattattcttcagTGTCTGACATGacggcatatgtgtgtgtgtaatactgTATACTGGTGCTGTTGAACATCTCTATCTTGgtcagtcactcaacaagcatttaagtgtcatgtgctgtgctaagtactaagaatacaaagaaaggcaaaatagagtcactattctcaaggagctcatagtcttaTGTGAATAGTGCTATAGAGGTCATTAGCACTGGCGTTGGATGAAGGAAACACACAAGATGTGGGGTCATAATGATGCAGCTATAAGAGAAAAAGACCGGGACAACCAGAAAATGGGCAACGATGACAATGACAATATAAGGGACAGAGGCAAAATCAGTAGAAGgagtgtggtatggtggaaagggACCTGGATCTGGGGCCAGAAAATCTAACCAGAGCCTAATActgccacttactatgtgacctttagacagtgtgagaaccagggtgccacccccctgccGAGAAAGATATTGTGAGATGACCTTTTCTAAAGGTCagcctggcatccagaagttacctctattcatagaaccacctgtaagtcatgtcaatcaatggaccagccaattagcttggagctgtgtgtggggaatgccttgcttcctgttccacagggggcttctgggaaaaTTGGCGGGGACTCAGCTCTTTGGTTCAGGAAGAAGCTTGtggtgggagaaggaggaaggtagcCAGATTTCCTAATTTTCagaacttcacatgttctctcttggatagctaggtgaaggcagctttctctctctctctctttgctaacccctaatatactttaataaatgcttaaaagtctaaattgttgctgaatttataagtaaaccttagctacttcttcccaccaccacccccacactgggggggcaggtaaggacacataCATtcgatttttaaacatcacaacaagtcactttgtgcttcagtttctttatctggaaaacaaaggaatcggacaagatggcttctgaggtctgtTCCAGCCCCAAAACATTATTCTTCTTGTGGAATTAGAAATGGCACATAAACAAATACTATATCTATAGGACAGCAAGGTGGTGAAATAGATAGAGCTCCAGGATTACAGTCAGGAatactcaagttcaaatcctgactcaaagactcactagctgtatgaacctgggcaagtcacttaacctctacttggcctcagtttcctcttctgtaaaatggggttaataatagtatctacctcccagagttgttgtgaagatcaaatgagataataattgtaaagtgcttagcacagtacctagtacaTGGTAGGTACTACATAAATCCCCTGGACTTAGAGACAAAGTATCTTAGAATTCAAAAGTCTCAGAGACTCCTTCAGTgtatgatcctggtcaagtcactttatttctctgaggCTCAAGCAATTCTCTAGGACTTACCTACTAAATCAGAGACAGATTGTGATCTGTATTAATGGAGACAATTCACACAGAATTATAGATCCCTTCAAGTTTTGTGCTACATATATTTAGAAACATGCTGAAATCAGCTCGAATCAGCTTGTGAGAGAtaactgttcatttttttttagtctgagcATTTATACCCCAGAAATTGCAAACCCTACagatcagggcttggtttattgttttgataattgtctagacttaagaaagtaatggagaatatgttaaaaatcaaattaaacttttaaaatgtgtcttgcatatattttttgtagagccagttgttaaacatttatcagttcATAGATGTGATATATCACTAGTCTTCTtattccttgtctataaaattaagacttggattaagtgacttctaaaGCCCAATGAGCCA
This window contains:
- the LOC122747687 gene encoding probable G-protein coupled receptor 148, with amino-acid sequence MNITVCFSIFLLSTTLVFKREPEINDTLPLNTSSLSKLQDLAPLSQFTGIKLFLISPIICLLMAAGVIPLILFAIFSNFHARQEPRYLILSSSMLYNLFYLLFYALSTTLNVTGFRLPRYACVLLLFMIAQTYCGSLLTAMAMVLDTYVAILWPLRYASLLTLLRTKKLILSIWFFAGLFPAILFFILWSTQEQTEQTLCPMEICSLPVILVMTLHGDIAVKLCYGLSVTSLFLCLFLITFFHVSLYVKTRQLGIWRGMTSRASVTFLMHHTVLFLYFCPILAHVVETVLYRNHHISLRTGIWLSMTICNIMVVLPQALSPYLYGLRYREITKSLRFLCGRKHPNLRLPAK